The Rhodoferax ferrireducens T118 DNA segment GCCGACTTTGCCCGCCTGGGTGAGGAACTCAGCCACGTCATTGCCGCCGGTTGCGACTGGATTCACTTTGACGTGATGGACAACCACTACGTGCCCAATCTCACCTTCGGCCCGATGATCTGCGGTGCTTTGAAGCCGCATGCCAAGACCGCTGGCGGCGTGGCCGTGCCGATTGATGTGCACCTGATGGTGCAACCGGTCGATGCGTTGGCCAGTGCCTTTGCCGATGCGGGGGCGGATTTGATCAGTTTTCACCCGGATGCATCCGGCCATGTGCATCGCAGCATCCAGGCCATCAAGGCCAAGGGATGCAAGGCCGGCCTGGTGTTCAACCCGGCTGAACCCCTTGACGTGCTGGACTGGGTCATTGACGACATTGATCTGATCCTGATCATGAGCGTCAACCCCGGCTTTGGCGGCCAGAGTTTTATTGATTCAGCCTTGCGCAAGATCGAGGATGTGCGTCGGCGCATCACGGCCTGCGGCAAAGACATTCGGCTGGAAGTCGATGGTGGCGTCAAGGTGGACAACATCCGGCGCGTCGCCGACGCCGGGGCCGACACTTTTGTGGCCGGCAGCGCCATTTTTGGCCAACCGGATTACAAGTCAGTGGTGGATGCCATGCGGCTGGCGCTGGGAACAGCCGCCTGATCCTCGCGCCAGCTCATTCTTCTGTTGGCGCTTTCGCCGGTGCGGGCCGGGTTGGCGCTTGAGTTTGGGCTTGAGTCAATTTTGGCAACTCCAGCGTGACCGATACCGGTGCATCCAGGCTGATGGCCAGGGATGCGCTGCGCGGCGCCACCGAGTGCAGCACCAACTCGTCATTCACATGGGCACCGACCCGGTACGGCTTGGCCGGTTTTCCATCGACGGAAATCAGGGCGTAACTATCGCTGGCCCGGTTGGCAAGCACGCCGCTCAATTTGAAGTGACTGGCGGCGCTGTCCACCAGCTTGGCGCTCACGCTGGTCTGTCCACCACCCAGCAGGCGAGCCACGACTTGCGGGTCCGCTGCCGGTGGGGCGGTATAAACCACAGCAGCCGTCAGGCTTGCCGGCACGGTGGCCTGCCACTTCAGGACCCAATAGGTGGCGCTGGCCGCGGCCAGGGCAGCCAGCAAAAAAGTGGCGATGCGTAGCCACCAGAGGGAAAGCAATGCGGTCTTCATGGCTGGATTATCATTGAAGCGAACCCGATATTAGAAAGTGACTTAACCCGATGAAATCAATTTCTCAAAGCATGCGTCGTCGCCTCCAGGCCGGCTTCACCCTGATCGAGCTGATGGTGGTGTTGCTGATCATCGGGGTGCTGGCCGCCCTGATCGTGCCGAACGTGCTGGACCGCGCTGATGACGCGCGGGTCACGGCGGCCAAGACAGACGTCAATAACCTGATGCAGGCCCTCAAGCTCTACCGGCTGGACAACCAG contains these protein-coding regions:
- the rpe gene encoding ribulose-phosphate 3-epimerase, which translates into the protein MTYRIAPSILSADFARLGEELSHVIAAGCDWIHFDVMDNHYVPNLTFGPMICGALKPHAKTAGGVAVPIDVHLMVQPVDALASAFADAGADLISFHPDASGHVHRSIQAIKAKGCKAGLVFNPAEPLDVLDWVIDDIDLILIMSVNPGFGGQSFIDSALRKIEDVRRRITACGKDIRLEVDGGVKVDNIRRVADAGADTFVAGSAIFGQPDYKSVVDAMRLALGTAA